GATTAAATTCACATTGGCGTTAATGGCGATCCTCTCTAGCATTCTGATGACATCAAATATTTGCTCTACTAAAAATAAGAAAATAGCACAACCGACAAATACGACTAACATGAAGGCAAATGTCGGCTTTTGCTCTTTAACTACTAATGCAAGAAAGGTGGCGATTAAGCCAAGACCTACTATTTGGAGAATCTCGATAGGTCAACACCCCTTATCATTGGAACAGGAATACCGATTTGATTCTTTTGAATAGATCGTCGACGATGCTTGCTACCATAAAAAGAATGTAGATGAATCCGAGTAGGGTTACCCAGTGTGCGTATTCTTCTTTGCCGAGTTGTTTTAGTACGGTGTGCAGGAAGGCTACGACGATGCCGATGCCGGCGATTTTAAATATTACGTCTACTTCAATGCCCATGGACGCTCCTCCTATTTTTTCCGGTTTGCTTTTTGGGATCTCTTTTTAAGTTTAGCCGTTGATTTCCGTTGCAGCGGCTCGCTTTCCACGGGCGGTCCGGAAGCCTCCTCGGCATTCGCCTGCGGGGTCTTCCCTGTCCCTTCCTCCCATAGGAGTCTCGCCGCTTCCACTACAATCAACTTGTTCTTTCACCCTTGCTAAATGTAGCCACACCATTAATCTAAATCAGTAAAATCACAAGGAGTAATCCTGATAGGACTCCGAGGCTTTTTACCATTCGTTCGTAACGGTTTTGTTTGTCGCGGGCATCTAGTTCTTCGCGTTCTAGGTGGGTTAGTGCCAGTTGAATGTGCTTTTGTTGGGTGTAGCGGTCATGCTGGCCAAGTGTTTCGCCGAATTGTTTCATGATTTCAAGTTCTGCCGTTTTATATGCGGTGTTTTTCCAGACATCATCCAAACTTTCTTGCCAGGCTTCTTTTACTGTCAGGCTCGCTTTTTCCAATTTATTTGCAAAGCTTTCGAAAAACCAGGAGAGTGGTTTTTCCAATTGCTTGGAGATGTTTTTGGTGGCATCTGCTAGAGGAGTATGACCATACATAATTTCAGCTTCAAGAGATTGCAAGGCTACCTTTAATTGTCTTAATTGTCTTGGTCTTTCTGTCAGGTGCCTTGCCGCTTCAAAACCTGCCCAGGAAGTTGCCACTAGTATTAAGACTGCACCTATTAGTTTGATCATCTTCCCACACCCTCTTCCCGGTAGATCTCCTCTCCCATTTCATTTACGATTCTTTTGATAGAGCCCGGCCCATTCGATCTTGTCAGTTCAACGAACCGTTTTACTGCCCGGTATGATAAGATTTCTCGAAGACTTGGTCTGCTTTTTAGTTCATCAAACGAAAAAGCATGTACCGACATGAGAAGCCCTACTCCTGCATTGACGGCTTCCATCACTGCCTCGCTGTCTTCCAATCTTCCAATCTCATCCACAACGATGACATCCGGGCTCATGGAACGAATCATCATCATCATGCCTTCCGCCTTTGGACAGCTGTCGAGCACATCTACCCTTTGTCCCAAATCGTGCTGAGGTATACCGTGTACACAACCAGCGATTTCAGAGCGTTCATCCACAATCCCTACCTTGCATGAGGCAACTCGCTTTTCTTCACACCCTGAGCTCATTATCCTTGCCAGGTCCCTAAGTAGCGTTGTCTTTCCCGTTTGTGGCGGTCCAATTACCATCGTGCTGAGCCATCTTCCTTTTTCATAAAGATAGGGCATTAACGGTGTAGCAACTCCGATTTTCTGTTTGGCAACACGAATGTTAAAGGAGGAGACGTCGCGAATTGCCTTCACTTTCCCTTGTTCTGTGATTACTTTTCCAGCAAGTCCAACTCGATGTCCACCAGTGATGGTTATATATCCACGTTTGAGTTCCTCTTCTAGTGCATAGATGGAATGCTTGCTTATTTTGTTTAAAATATGAATTGCATCCGAAGCCGTTACCATATAGGCCGGAAAATATGGATTCCCATCTATTATTAATTCTAAGGGGCGATTTACCCGAACTCGTATTTCTTCCATCCTCTCCAGTAAAGGTGGTGAAAGTGTATCAATAACTCCGGTTATGTCCGGCGGCAAAACAGTACTAATACTCGCAAGCATACAAATCCCCTTCTTGTCCTATTATTACTTACAATGTATGCGCGCTCGGACAATATATAACAACGGAATACATTTTCTCACTTATAGATGCCAAATAAGATAAAGCCTAATCCAATGGCAATATATATCATTTTCGAAAAGGAGATTTCGTCTGCCATACTAATCAAGCCAATCATCATGGTGGAAATGAAGATCAAAGGCCCCACCACCGCTAACATCGAGTTCACCACAACCGCTTTTTTCACATCATTTAAGCTGAGCATGATGATGGCAGCAGTAATTTCTAGTAACCCGGAAAAAATTCGAATTCCTGCCATTGACAGAACGGCGTGATCGAAGTGACCTAATAATTTTTTCATTAGAATTTGTCCTCCCTCTTGCAGCTGCACAATTAGAGCATCTTGTACAGCCTATGCGGAGGAGAATGAAAGAAGAAGTAAATTTAGTTTGAAAGGAATGTAGTAATTTAGGGAATGCTAGCGGAAGGATTAAATTGGGAAAGGCGTGAATGTTATGAAAGGTATCGGTAAGGTTTTTTGGATTTCCGTGATCATTGCTGCTTTGTTTGTATTGATCGGGGTTATTTTTCCCGAGCCGTTTAGTGAAGGAATGAATCAGGCAAATTCCTTCATTCTAAATGCTTTTGGCTGGTTTTATCAATTGGCGGCTACTTTCTTCCTTTTATTTGCTCTATTCCTCATCTTTAGTAAATACGGCAAAATAAAACTTGGTAAAGACAAAGATCTTCCGGATTACTCTACCTTGACTTGGTTTGCGATGCTCTTCAGTGCTGGGATGGGGATTGGACTGGTTTTCTACGGAGTCGCAGAGCCTATCTCCCACTTCACTACACCACCACTTGGAGAAGGTGGAACTTCCGCTTCTGCAAAATTAGGTCTTCGTTACACCTTTTTACACTGGGGATTTCATGCATGGGCCATTTATGCAACCATTGCGCTTTCCATCGCATATTTTAAATTTAGAAAAGATGCCCCTGGATTGATGAGCGCAACTTTGTATCCTATATTGGGGGAGAAAACAAACGGAGCTTTCGGAAAAACGGTGGATATTGTTGCTGTTTTCGCCACTGTTTTCGGGGTTTGTGCATCACTTGGTTTAGGTGCACAACAAATTAACGGTGGACTCAACTATTTGTTCGGCATTCCGAATAACTTCACTATACAGCTTATCATTATGGCAATTGTGACCGTCCTATTCATCGTTTCCGCAGGGACGGGCCTCTCTAAAGGGATAAAATACTTAAGCAACACGAACATGATTCTTGCTACACTTCTATTATTTGCGGTCCTGTTTATAGGACCAACAACCTTCTTATTGAATTTATTTACCACAACACTTGGAGATTATATTCAAAACCTCCCAAGCATGGGGCTCCGCCTTGCTCCATTCAATAACGAAAATGCAGAATGGATTGAAGGTTGGACAATTTTCTATTGGGCTTGGTGGATTTCCTGGTCACCTTTTGTCGGGACGTTCATCGCAAGGGTATCTAAAGGACGGACAGTAAGAGAGTTTGTCATTGCGGTGTTATTGGTTCCGACACTTGTGTGTGCATTTTGGTTCAGTGTCTTTGGGGGGACCGGGATTCATATGGAATTATTTGAAGGAGCTCAAGTTTCTGCTCAAAGCTTTGAAACGGGACTCTTTTATGTTTATAAACTTCTGCCATTTGGGACCGTTTTATCTATTATCACGATATTGTTGATTGCTACCTTCTTTATCACAAGTGCTGATTCAGCTACGTTTGTGTTAGGCATGCAGACAACAAATGGAGATATTAATCCTCCATTTTTCGTGAAACTAACATGGGGATTAATTCTATCAGCTTCTGCCGTTGTGTTGATGTATACGGGTGGTCTGGAAGGTCTGCAGACAGCCATTATTGTGAGTGCCTTTCCTTTGACCTTTGTTTTGTTGATGATGGCATTCGCGATTGTTAAAGCCTTTCGACTGGAGGTCAAGGGGAAGGTCCCTTTGAAAAAAACGAAGGAGAATTAAGCCGTCAAAAATAACTACTTTAATGAAAGGGACGATTAACTATGAACTTTAAAAGTGAATTACAAGAAGCGCAAGATATTATTCATAAAGCACACCATCACTTGAAACAAGTTAGTTCAAACACTGCAGAATCGGAAGCTTGCTATTTTGCAATAGGAGAACTGGAGAAGGCTCAACAGAAAATCCAACAGGTACAACAACAAATCAATGAATAAAAAAGAAAAAGAGTGCGCATTTTCAAGGAATTTGCGCACTCTTTTTTTATTAGTATCTATCCCAGTTTACAACCTCATCAAGCGGAAGACGAGTTTTCTCAAATCCTGCTTTAGAGCCTTTGCCAAGAGAAATCAACATAATAGCCTCATAGTTTTCCGGAACATTAAATGCTTTTACAAATTGCGCTTCATCGTAACCACCCATTGGAACAGTATCATAGCCTTTAGCTTTTGCTGCCAGCATTAATTGCATTGCAACAAGTCCACCGTCAATGTGAGCAATTTTCGCTAAGCGTTCTTTAGAAAAGTTCCCGTAACCATCAAGAATGCTGTTTACATACATGTTTTTCACGTCTTCTGGCATTCTTCCCTTTTCAGCGATTGCACTATAGATGCGGTCTGCATTTTTGTATGCTTCGCGGTCTCCAAGTACAGCAATAACAACGGAAGCATCCACAATTTGTTGCTGATTATTAGCGATCGGCAACAAACGCTCTTTTTCCTTTTGATCTTCAATAACTAAAAATCTCCAAGGTTGAAGGTTGCTAGATGACGGTGCTAAAATAGCTGTTTCTAAAATCTCCATGATTTCACTTTTATCCATTTTGAATTCAGGATCATATTGTCTTACTGAACGGCGTTCTTTTGCGACTGTCAGAAAGTCTGTATCTTCCAACTGCTTTGGCGCTTCTTTGGTTGTATCAATTTCTTTTACTTTATTTAAATATTCTTCTTTACTCATAGTGTTTTTGTTTTTAGACATATTCAATTCCCCTTTAACTGTATTTTCTACAAGAACAGTATAGTTCGTTAACTGTTCCTTTGTCAACTACAGTTTATCGAGGCAAAATAAAAAAGCGAAACAGCTTTGTTTCACTTTTTCATTAAATCAGCTATGGTCTTTTGTTCTAAACCGGCTACGACCCATCCTTCCATTTCATCACGCAGTGTACAGAGGGACTCGCGTGTAGTAGAAGCAAAACATTCTTTACTTTCCACATTAAAGAACCCCTTAGGAAACGTCTCTGCTTTCATGGCATCATACACTTCGGATAATTTGATTTCGCTTGGATCTTTTACAAGAAAATAGCCACCGTCCCGGCCCTCTTTCGCCTCGATTAATTCGGTTTTAACCAGATGCCTTAATATTTTTCTTAAAAAAACAGACTTAGAATTAAGTTTCTCAGCTAATTCCCCGCTCGGACATCGGCCTTCATTATTAGCAAGCACCACGAGTGCCTGAATGGCCACACTGAACCACTTTGTACTCGTTACCTTTTCAGTCATTGTTTCACCTCTTCATCTACACTTTATTCTGAAACATCTCCCATAAAAAGTCAAAGTGTTTAGGAAGTTGGTAGGTGACAGGGGACACGAAATCCTTTGGAATTGCTATACGGTTTAATTATTCCGTTCTTCAGTTGCAGCGCCATTAGGTTATCAACGCAGTTATATAGACTGTTGCCCAATAAATACTACTCATAGTTAGAAACACAGATGCAAATACAGTAAGCGCTTTTGGAATTTTTCCATACCAATAAATAATTGCTAACCCTATAACAATGTGAACGATAATAAAAAGAAAAATACTCATTTATTCCACCCCAACCAAATAATAAAGTTTAATCTTGTCGTGAACATTCCAAAAATAATAACTTGTCATAGAAGTCTTTCCTTAGCTAGATGAGTGATTTCATTTTCACCTTACATAAAAATTTTGCGTTTGGGCAAAATTTTAGAAACAAATTTAATTGGAGAACAACATTTATGATTATACTTTCTCTTTTCTTAATGGTAAGCGGGTTATTGATTATTAATACTATTTACGCATACCAAACTAAGCATATTGACTCTAATTTTTTTCATACTTTGTGGTACTATATTAAACTTATTCCTTTTTTCCTGTCTGCGAGTATGATGATTGGATACGGTGTCAAACATTTAACAAAAGTTGTAGGTAACTTAACCTTTTCACTTATTGTGTCTAAAGGAATGGAAATCCTAGTTTGTGTTGTAATTGGGTACATGTTTTTTAAAGAATTTCCTAATTGGCGCACTGCGATTGGAATTATCGTTATATTAATTGGTTTCTGGATATTAAAGGGAAAATAAAAAAAACTGTAAAGTTACAAAATTTATTTTATAACATGAAACAAATACAATTACTATTCTTCTCACGACTGAGCAATATGAAATATAACTTCATGTTCCAATCTCCTTAAACTTTTAACTATCCTGCCAATTTATAAGATAAATTCTACTTATTTTATATACTCAACGTCAAAGCTACTAGTTGGTTTGTTTGAATATGCAATCCAATAGTTAATTGCCTTGGAATGTTTAATTTGTTTCGCATATTCACCAGAAACTTTTACGTAATTAATATCGGGATCAAATGGAATGATAACATTTACTATCAGTGGATCTGAAATATATACATGACCACCAGTTAATTCTGGTCCACCTATACCAATCTCCCATTCCAATTTACCTTTATTATTCGTGATGAATCCAATATTCAACTGCTCATCTGATTTTCTTGTATAAACTACGACTATATAATCACCTTTTATGTCGTAGTCAATAACTGTCCCATAATTCCTATCTTCACTTTCCTCCAAAAGCTCCACAATTTTATCTTCAAGTGACACTTCCTGAGAACATCCTAACAATAATATTAATAGGACTAATGGATACGCAAAATATGCACTTGTTATCCTACTCACAGTTCCCCTCCCACCTTCTTCAAAAAACCCGCCCATTATTTATGTAAGACACGAGCCGTTTTGTAGCAAACGCTCCCATTTGTTGAAAATGAAGTTATTTTATAAGCTTCATCTTAATGATTAGCTAAATGATTTATACATTCTTTTACTGATGATTAATTCATATAGTATTCATAAATAAAGAAACCTGAATATTCAACATAAAATCCATCTTTTATTAAATTATAATTCTCTGAACTAATTGCAAATCCAAATGATGAATTTGGTCCTTGACCAGTTTGATCTACACTAATTTTTTCTCCATCTTTATTATACAAATAATAATCCTTATAGGACCCATTTGTCGTAAATGTCCCATCCTCATTAAAGATACCATTGTACATAAAGCTTCCCTTGTCGTATTTCAAATTGTATGTGGTGTTAAAATTGAAATAAATATCATTTCCCCTATTCCAAACCTTATCAAGTAAAATGTTAGTGCTATCTTTATTTATAAGTTCTATGCCAAACTGTGTTTCTTTCTTACTATTAAGTGGTATCCATTCAGGCTTTACAAAGAACTCAACAGTCTCATCGTTTTTAATTAAATTAAGATCATACCCATCCCGTTGAGTTACATTTTCTAATATCCCGTTGTTTGAATATGTTTCATTATAAAATAAAATTCCCCAAAAAACGCAGCACCCGATAATAATGAAATAAAGTACACTCTTTTTGATTATTTTGCACCCCTTTCACTTCAACCACCTTACTTAATACCAATTATTTCATAATCTGAAAAGACCTACAATATGTAATTTTTTTCTAAACAAAAAATGAGCGCTGATCCTTGTAGGGATTGCGCTCGAAATATTAATGATAATTATCCAAGGAAAATACTAGATAGTGAAGGAAGATTGGAAAGTAACCTGAGGAGTCGTTCATAAAAACTAAATATAGCACAATAGATTACAACGGAACGTACATTTCTATGACGAAACACTCTATATTAAGTATCCGTGTCACTAAAATTAAGATGAACTATCGGATATCCATTGTAAAAAAATTATATCCATTGTAAAGACACTTTTATCAATTGTAAAATCAATTTATCCATCATAAAAAAGAGTTATCCATGTTTACATCAGCTTTATCCATTGTAGCTATATTTCAGACTTGTGTTCCACCTTATTTCCCACAACCAAACGCCAAAACCACTGGTATCCGTTGCCTCCTCAAAAATTCTTCTTCACTTCTAAAATGTTTTCGTACGGGCGTGCCTTCGCGTAAATCTTGTATGGTAAAACCAGCTTCCCTTAGTGCTGTGAAATATTGTTCGATGGTGCGGTGATATTTAACAACCACTTGGTTAATCCAAGGTTCTTTCCTTTCACCATCAAGAAAGTAATCATCTACAATCCAATTCCCGCGCTTATCTCCAGATTCTTTACTTGCAAAAGATGAAGTTGTAAGGGGATGTTGAATGCTGAATACAAACCTTCCATCCTCTTTTAGGGATTGATAAATATTTCGAAACAGGCGGTCAATGTCTGAAACATAATGAATGGCAAAACGCGAGGTTACGAGATCGTATGACGCACTCGGATAATTAAACGATCCCATTGTTTCATTATGTATAGTTGCGTCAAGTTCAAGTAAGTTAGAGCGCGCGGCTTTTACCATTTGTTCAGAACCTTCGACACCTGTGTAATGCTTTGCCCCTAAATGTAGCAGTTCTTTACCAAACGAGGCATCTCCACACCCTAAATCTAAGATGGTCTTATTTTGAATGTTCCCGACTAGCTCGGACATAATTGGGCCTTCGATGGCATTATTGGGACTGTCTTTTCTATTTCTTCTATTCATGTAATTTGTAAAAAAATCCGATTGATCGTAAACTCTAGATCCTCTGAATTCCATTGAAACATCTCCCTATTTTCAAAATAAGCTCTACCTATGCCCGTCTTTCCTCGCTTGAATATATCCGTAATACGCACAAGTTCCATTCTGGGTTAAGTCTTTTACCTCAAAACCGCACTTCTCATAGAAACTGAAGTTATTAGCGGAGGTATGTGCAAACCAATCACCATGAGGAAGTTTTTGAACACACAGTTCTACGATTTTCTTCCCGATTCCTTTACCGCGATATTCGGATAAAATAACTAAATCCATTATGTTTGCAACCATTATTTGATCTGAGATTACTCGAACCATCCCAATCATCTTGTTTTGATCCCAAACTGTAAATGCCCACGTTGAGTTTTTGAACATAAGCGAGAACTTCTCCTTTTGCCAAGCGGGGGTATTCTTTGCCCATCCTGCATCTTCAAAAAGAGCTTCCACATATTCAGCAGGAACCCCTTCTTTACCCTCCCTGATTACAAAGCCATTGAAATATTGGTACATATGTATCCCCCCCTACAAAACTCTATATAACTTACACTCTTTTATTTTCTTTGCAACCTTAACAGTTGGAGTCCGTCAGAAGGATGACCATAATATGGTCCCATCCAACGAGGATACGTTATTGGAATAACTGTCCAAACAACCATACCCAGATTAAAAGTGGATGCTCCCCAAAAGAATGATTTTAAATCACTTTGGGGTAACGAAATTGCTATTCCTGCTAATATAAACACAAGTAATAAAGACATAATCGGTCCACCTGCCAAAGCTGCAATCCTCTGTCGTTTGTTTAAATCCCCTTTCCAATCAACGAAGCCTACATAAGACCAATGAATGTGGAAACGAAACCTTCCTATTCGAAAATTTTCTTTGTTTTCCTGACTTCTTTTTCCTAAATATATATGTGCATCAAGTTTTGAAAGAGAAACAACTCCTACACCATGCCCAATTTCGTGCATGAGGACACAAACAGGGATAACAAGAATATAAAAGAGAAAAAATAACAGCATGGATTGCTCCTTTACTAATATTTTTTAAATTCGCTTTCCGCATTTAATAACTTTTAATGACAAACTCGACAGAACAAAAGCCAATATTATTAGCAATGGCCCAACCACAAATAATCCTATTAAATCCGTTGTAAGATTCCACGGTACGAAAGCATTCCAGAATACCCCCATCGCCTTCCATACCAGAACAAATATAAACAAAGTAAATCCCAAATATATTATCTTCTCTAATCCTTTTTTCAACATAGGCGATCCCTTTTCCTTTTTTTACCGTCTATTAATCAACGTATTTAAGGTCCATATACAATCATAAAGATCATTAAACAAAGGTTAAATACAATCAGTATCTTTCCAAAGATATTTTTAAAAGCAAGAATAGAAAAAACCAAAGAAATTATAAATGAAGGTATGGCAACTTTTGAGGGGAAATAGGTAAAATCTAAAATTCCTACCATGGGAAATAGTAAAATAAGGATGCATATTGTTGTAAATATGCATGAGAAAAGAAATGCAAGAGTGAGATAACTAAATGTGACCATACTTCTTATGTGTTGTTTTTCAGAAATATTATTAGACATTCATTTCTCCTTTTTTATAAATTTTTATCAAATTTTGCATGGTGGGTACCTTCTATATTGTATGATACCAATTATTTCAAATTTCAAATATTTATACAATATAAATTTTCAAAAAAAGGAGCTTACCATTAACAGATAAGCTCCCATAGTAATAATTTATTTTCGATTTAACGGAAACAAAACACAGTCTTTAATCGTATCACAATCCGTTAATACCATGAGTAATCGTTCAATCCCAAATCCCCAGCCGGAAATTGGAGGCATCCCATATTCCATGGCCAATAAGTAATCTTCATCCATTTCCATGGCTTCTGTATCACCGCCACTTTTCAACACGGCTTGAGTTTCTAATCTTTTTCTCTGTTCCACAGGGTCAACTAATTCTGAATAGGCATTGATGATTTCAGCACCATTTACTACTAATTGAAAACGATCTGTTAACGATGAATTGTCATCATTCGCTCTGGCTAAAGGTGATAAGTCTATCGGGTGGTTAATTAGAAATGTTGGTTCTATTAGATTTGGTCGACACACTTTCTTGTATAGTTGGTCAATGAAGTTCCCTCTCCCTAATGTCTGGATATCCTCGCCTTCTAAATAAATATTTCTTTGTTTTGTTTCTTCGTATAAGGATTTTACATCTGGATACAAATCAATATCTATGCCTGTATCCTTTAAAATTAATTCTCTAAATGACACTACATTCCACTCTAATGAAAAATCAATGGATTGTCCTTTTATACTTATAACTGTTGAGTCAAATGTTTGTTTAAGGACATAGACAATCATTTCACGCATGAGCTGCATCGTATCTTCATAATTCCAATAGGCCGCATACCCTTCCACCATTGTGAACTCTTGAAGATGTTGAGGGCTGATTCCTTCATTTCTAAAGCATTTTGCAAATTCAAATACCTTTGTAAATCCCCCTACAATTAACCTTTTCAAGTAAGTCTCTGGAGCAATACGTAAATTTAGTTCCATATCCAGCGAGTTATGATACGTTTTAAACGGGCGGGCTAAAGCACCGGAGGAAGTATGTTGCAGTACAGGCGTTTCCACCTCCAAGAAGTCTTTTTCTTCTAAAAATCTTCGAACAGCACGCACTAATTTTGTTCGCATTAACATGCGGTTTTTTGTTTCTTTTGTCATCATCAAATCAATATATCGTTGTCTATAACGTGTATCTATATTACTTAATCCTTGCCATTTATCCGGGAGTGTGTGTAACGCTTTCCCAAGCAGCACATAGTTTTCAATCCGAAGCGTTTTTTCATTTGTCTTCGTAGAATACATTTTCCCTTCTACACCGATAAAATCACCTATATCAAAATAATCGAGGAAATCACTCATAGCCCGCTTTCCAACCTCGTCTTTTTTCAGAAGAAGTTGCAACTT
This window of the Sutcliffiella horikoshii genome carries:
- the spoIIIAD gene encoding stage III sporulation protein AD, whose translation is MEILQIVGLGLIATFLALVVKEQKPTFAFMLVVFVGCAIFLFLVEQIFDVIRMLERIAINANVNLIYVETILKIVGIAYIAEFGAQITKDAGQGAIASKIELAGKILILAMAIPILTVIIETIINLIPS
- the spoIIIAC gene encoding stage III sporulation protein AC, yielding MGIEVDVIFKIAGIGIVVAFLHTVLKQLGKEEYAHWVTLLGFIYILFMVASIVDDLFKRIKSVFLFQ
- the spoIIIAB gene encoding stage III sporulation protein SpoIIIAB, with protein sequence MIKLIGAVLILVATSWAGFEAARHLTERPRQLRQLKVALQSLEAEIMYGHTPLADATKNISKQLEKPLSWFFESFANKLEKASLTVKEAWQESLDDVWKNTAYKTAELEIMKQFGETLGQHDRYTQQKHIQLALTHLEREELDARDKQNRYERMVKSLGVLSGLLLVILLI
- the spoIIIAA gene encoding stage III sporulation protein AA gives rise to the protein MLASISTVLPPDITGVIDTLSPPLLERMEEIRVRVNRPLELIIDGNPYFPAYMVTASDAIHILNKISKHSIYALEEELKRGYITITGGHRVGLAGKVITEQGKVKAIRDVSSFNIRVAKQKIGVATPLMPYLYEKGRWLSTMVIGPPQTGKTTLLRDLARIMSSGCEEKRVASCKVGIVDERSEIAGCVHGIPQHDLGQRVDVLDSCPKAEGMMMMIRSMSPDVIVVDEIGRLEDSEAVMEAVNAGVGLLMSVHAFSFDELKSRPSLREILSYRAVKRFVELTRSNGPGSIKRIVNEMGEEIYREEGVGR
- a CDS encoding YqhV family protein, producing MKKLLGHFDHAVLSMAGIRIFSGLLEITAAIIMLSLNDVKKAVVVNSMLAVVGPLIFISTMMIGLISMADEISFSKMIYIAIGLGFILFGIYK
- a CDS encoding glycine betaine uptake BCCT transporter; amino-acid sequence: MKGIGKVFWISVIIAALFVLIGVIFPEPFSEGMNQANSFILNAFGWFYQLAATFFLLFALFLIFSKYGKIKLGKDKDLPDYSTLTWFAMLFSAGMGIGLVFYGVAEPISHFTTPPLGEGGTSASAKLGLRYTFLHWGFHAWAIYATIALSIAYFKFRKDAPGLMSATLYPILGEKTNGAFGKTVDIVAVFATVFGVCASLGLGAQQINGGLNYLFGIPNNFTIQLIIMAIVTVLFIVSAGTGLSKGIKYLSNTNMILATLLLFAVLFIGPTTFLLNLFTTTLGDYIQNLPSMGLRLAPFNNENAEWIEGWTIFYWAWWISWSPFVGTFIARVSKGRTVREFVIAVLLVPTLVCAFWFSVFGGTGIHMELFEGAQVSAQSFETGLFYVYKLLPFGTVLSIITILLIATFFITSADSATFVLGMQTTNGDINPPFFVKLTWGLILSASAVVLMYTGGLEGLQTAIIVSAFPLTFVLLMMAFAIVKAFRLEVKGKVPLKKTKEN
- a CDS encoding nitroreductase family protein, which gives rise to MSKNKNTMSKEEYLNKVKEIDTTKEAPKQLEDTDFLTVAKERRSVRQYDPEFKMDKSEIMEILETAILAPSSSNLQPWRFLVIEDQKEKERLLPIANNQQQIVDASVVIAVLGDREAYKNADRIYSAIAEKGRMPEDVKNMYVNSILDGYGNFSKERLAKIAHIDGGLVAMQLMLAAKAKGYDTVPMGGYDEAQFVKAFNVPENYEAIMLISLGKGSKAGFEKTRLPLDEVVNWDRY
- a CDS encoding RrF2 family transcriptional regulator, encoding MTEKVTSTKWFSVAIQALVVLANNEGRCPSGELAEKLNSKSVFLRKILRHLVKTELIEAKEGRDGGYFLVKDPSEIKLSEVYDAMKAETFPKGFFNVESKECFASTTRESLCTLRDEMEGWVVAGLEQKTIADLMKK
- a CDS encoding class I SAM-dependent DNA methyltransferase; its protein translation is MEFRGSRVYDQSDFFTNYMNRRNRKDSPNNAIEGPIMSELVGNIQNKTILDLGCGDASFGKELLHLGAKHYTGVEGSEQMVKAARSNLLELDATIHNETMGSFNYPSASYDLVTSRFAIHYVSDIDRLFRNIYQSLKEDGRFVFSIQHPLTTSSFASKESGDKRGNWIVDDYFLDGERKEPWINQVVVKYHRTIEQYFTALREAGFTIQDLREGTPVRKHFRSEEEFLRRQRIPVVLAFGCGK
- a CDS encoding GNAT family N-acetyltransferase, translated to MYQYFNGFVIREGKEGVPAEYVEALFEDAGWAKNTPAWQKEKFSLMFKNSTWAFTVWDQNKMIGMVRVISDQIMVANIMDLVILSEYRGKGIGKKIVELCVQKLPHGDWFAHTSANNFSFYEKCGFEVKDLTQNGTCAYYGYIQARKDGHR
- the lysS gene encoding lysine--tRNA ligase, whose product is MSQEQTAIRMEKLEALRSQGIQVYPDRFQTNYELYEACSLQDGTSGVRVAGRIMGIRHFSKFSFITISNIQGKLQLLLKKDEVGKRAMSDFLDYFDIGDFIGVEGKMYSTKTNEKTLRIENYVLLGKALHTLPDKWQGLSNIDTRYRQRYIDLMMTKETKNRMLMRTKLVRAVRRFLEEKDFLEVETPVLQHTSSGALARPFKTYHNSLDMELNLRIAPETYLKRLIVGGFTKVFEFAKCFRNEGISPQHLQEFTMVEGYAAYWNYEDTMQLMREMIVYVLKQTFDSTVISIKGQSIDFSLEWNVVSFRELILKDTGIDIDLYPDVKSLYEETKQRNIYLEGEDIQTLGRGNFIDQLYKKVCRPNLIEPTFLINHPIDLSPLARANDDNSSLTDRFQLVVNGAEIINAYSELVDPVEQRKRLETQAVLKSGGDTEAMEMDEDYLLAMEYGMPPISGWGFGIERLLMVLTDCDTIKDCVLFPLNRK